The Magnolia sinica isolate HGM2019 chromosome 10, MsV1, whole genome shotgun sequence genome includes a window with the following:
- the LOC131258127 gene encoding uncharacterized protein LOC131258127 isoform X1, with product MKLDSEAAYCHSSLAHEPAPRTIEYDADKTEETGPLKADYEAIREGKHVKQSVLESKNYEMDTDPLPSEKCDGDGPKARPGPCNYMMEDSICENANESRDKIASDSIPTSDGDGHKASPGTQDYMDMEDSILGTTNESGDKNASYSNSSGEVGLSEKDADLYTDKTVTEIELSELMVYSKDNVVKDICIDDGIPTMDKVLVENDEVGQKRVGFLQSELAENVDMTEEMEDSGGPVADGSKSLVFKGQLISSEYEEVAAKSSTASLREEGGQNVGATEEIVNATTDVRTPSEESLLVTEEVVNEELLLVQEPRMGTLQDESSSCARNEDQQPYDQGHALNSNESMDVRSQDATQEATLASHSCSEAFSNSSNLIDLATDSKVESGSIAMNSDPLPAEMIRSRDENKENAECQHSGRRLTASVLDDGALDSLTGSTRSFFIQHGLGESSFSATDLVSGPIAYSGAMPCSGSISFRSDSSTTSTRSFAFPILHSEWNSSPVKMAKADRRHLRKHRGWKVALCCRF from the exons ATGAAACTAG ATAGTGAAGCTGCATATTGTCATTCTTCTCTGGCTCACGAACCAGCGCCCAGGACCATTGAATATGATGCTGACAAGACTGAAGAGACTGGACCATTGAAGGCAGACTATGAGGCTATAAGAGAAGGAAAGCATGTAAAACAATCTGTTCTGGAAAGCAAAAACTATGAGATGGACACAGATCCATTACCATCTGAGAAGTGTGATGGAGATGGACCCAAGGCCAGACCAGGACCTTGCAACTATATGATGGAAGATTCAATTTGTGAGAATGCAAATGAGAGCAGAGATAAAATTGCATCAGATTCTATTCCTACCAGTGATGGAGATGGACACAAGGCCTCACCAGGAACCCAGGATTATATGGACATGGAAGATTCAATTTTAGGGACCACAAATGAGAGCGGAGATAAAAATGCCTCATATTCTAATTCATCTGGTGAAGTTGGGTTGTCTGAAAAGGATGCAGATTTATATACTGATAAGACTGTCACAGAAATTGAACTTTCAGAACTGATGGTTTATTCCAAAGACAATGTCGTCAAGGACATCTGCATCGATGATGGAATACCTACCATGGACAAAGTTTTGGTAGAAAATGATGAGGTGGGCCAGAAGAGAGTTGGATTTCTGCAATCAGAATTAGCTGAAAATGTTGATATGACCGAAGAAATGGAGGACAGTGGCGGACCCGTTGCAGATGGTTCGAAATCACTTGTCTTCAAGGGGCAGCTTATTTCTAGCGAGTATGAGGAAGTTGCTGCTAAAAGCAGTACTGCAAGCTTGCGAGAGGAAGGTGGACAGAATGTTGGTGCAACAGaagagattgtaaatgctaccACAGATGTGAGGACACCATCGGAAGAGTCGCTTTTGGTCACAGAAGAGGTTGTAAACGAAGAGTTGCTCTTGGTtcaagagccaagaatgggaacGCTGCAGGATGAGTCTTCCAGTTGTGCTAGAAATGAAGATCAACAACCATATGATCAG GGACATGCTTTGAATTCAAATGAATCCATGGATGTAAGATCGCAGGATGCGACTCAAGAGGCAACCTTAGCATCACATTCTTGCTCTGAAGCATTCAGCAACAGCAGCAATCTGATAGATTTAGCTACTGATAGTAAGGTGGAAAGTGGAAGCATCGCTATGAATTCCGATCCTTTGCCAGCAGAAATGATTCGCAGCAGAGACGAGAACAAAGAAAATGCAGAATGTCAGCACTCAGGTCGGAGGTTAACTGCATCTGTGCTCGATGATGGAGCACTGGATAGCTTGACAGGTTCTACACGGAGTTTCTTTATTCAACATGGCCTCGGAGAATCTAGTTTTTCTGCGACAGATTTGGTCTCTGGTCCAATAGCATACTCAGGGGCGATGCCATGTTCTGGTAGCATCTCATTTCGATCAGATAGCAGTACAACAAGCACACGTTCCTTTGCTTTCCCAAT ATTACATTCAGAGTGGAATAGCAGTCCAGTAAAAATGGCAAAGGCCGACCGGAGGCATTTACGAAAGCACCGTGGTTGGAAGGTGGCTCTATGCTGTAGATTCTGA
- the LOC131258127 gene encoding uncharacterized protein LOC131258127 isoform X2, translating to MDTDPLPSEKCDGDGPKARPGPCNYMMEDSICENANESRDKIASDSIPTSDGDGHKASPGTQDYMDMEDSILGTTNESGDKNASYSNSSGEVGLSEKDADLYTDKTVTEIELSELMVYSKDNVVKDICIDDGIPTMDKVLVENDEVGQKRVGFLQSELAENVDMTEEMEDSGGPVADGSKSLVFKGQLISSEYEEVAAKSSTASLREEGGQNVGATEEIVNATTDVRTPSEESLLVTEEVVNEELLLVQEPRMGTLQDESSSCARNEDQQPYDQGHALNSNESMDVRSQDATQEATLASHSCSEAFSNSSNLIDLATDSKVESGSIAMNSDPLPAEMIRSRDENKENAECQHSGRRLTASVLDDGALDSLTGSTRSFFIQHGLGESSFSATDLVSGPIAYSGAMPCSGSISFRSDSSTTSTRSFAFPILHSEWNSSPVKMAKADRRHLRKHRGWKVALCCRF from the exons ATGGACACAGATCCATTACCATCTGAGAAGTGTGATGGAGATGGACCCAAGGCCAGACCAGGACCTTGCAACTATATGATGGAAGATTCAATTTGTGAGAATGCAAATGAGAGCAGAGATAAAATTGCATCAGATTCTATTCCTACCAGTGATGGAGATGGACACAAGGCCTCACCAGGAACCCAGGATTATATGGACATGGAAGATTCAATTTTAGGGACCACAAATGAGAGCGGAGATAAAAATGCCTCATATTCTAATTCATCTGGTGAAGTTGGGTTGTCTGAAAAGGATGCAGATTTATATACTGATAAGACTGTCACAGAAATTGAACTTTCAGAACTGATGGTTTATTCCAAAGACAATGTCGTCAAGGACATCTGCATCGATGATGGAATACCTACCATGGACAAAGTTTTGGTAGAAAATGATGAGGTGGGCCAGAAGAGAGTTGGATTTCTGCAATCAGAATTAGCTGAAAATGTTGATATGACCGAAGAAATGGAGGACAGTGGCGGACCCGTTGCAGATGGTTCGAAATCACTTGTCTTCAAGGGGCAGCTTATTTCTAGCGAGTATGAGGAAGTTGCTGCTAAAAGCAGTACTGCAAGCTTGCGAGAGGAAGGTGGACAGAATGTTGGTGCAACAGaagagattgtaaatgctaccACAGATGTGAGGACACCATCGGAAGAGTCGCTTTTGGTCACAGAAGAGGTTGTAAACGAAGAGTTGCTCTTGGTtcaagagccaagaatgggaacGCTGCAGGATGAGTCTTCCAGTTGTGCTAGAAATGAAGATCAACAACCATATGATCAG GGACATGCTTTGAATTCAAATGAATCCATGGATGTAAGATCGCAGGATGCGACTCAAGAGGCAACCTTAGCATCACATTCTTGCTCTGAAGCATTCAGCAACAGCAGCAATCTGATAGATTTAGCTACTGATAGTAAGGTGGAAAGTGGAAGCATCGCTATGAATTCCGATCCTTTGCCAGCAGAAATGATTCGCAGCAGAGACGAGAACAAAGAAAATGCAGAATGTCAGCACTCAGGTCGGAGGTTAACTGCATCTGTGCTCGATGATGGAGCACTGGATAGCTTGACAGGTTCTACACGGAGTTTCTTTATTCAACATGGCCTCGGAGAATCTAGTTTTTCTGCGACAGATTTGGTCTCTGGTCCAATAGCATACTCAGGGGCGATGCCATGTTCTGGTAGCATCTCATTTCGATCAGATAGCAGTACAACAAGCACACGTTCCTTTGCTTTCCCAAT ATTACATTCAGAGTGGAATAGCAGTCCAGTAAAAATGGCAAAGGCCGACCGGAGGCATTTACGAAAGCACCGTGGTTGGAAGGTGGCTCTATGCTGTAGATTCTGA